The Danio rerio strain Tuebingen ecotype United States chromosome 10, GRCz12tu, whole genome shotgun sequence genome contains a region encoding:
- the adra1ab gene encoding alpha-1A adrenergic receptor, whose product MTSMLPEEDYINSTFFPENCSNCSTIPALEIDVTKTLVLGLVLVLFLIFGVMGNILVILSVACHRNLRSVTHYFIGNLAIADLLLSSVVLPFSAVSEALGRWVFGRHLCNAWTALDVLCCTASILSLCVISVDRCMAVSYPLQYPSFATGRRAMTAVAALWALSAAISVGPLFGWREPMPEDESVCRVNEDPGYAIFSAACSFYVPLAVILAMYCRVYVVARHKTRAMSKSRETNGLSEQGMTLRIHCRKAQNDTRKEDAMRLKNSHFAFMRLLKFSREKKAAKTLGIVVGCFVLCWLPFFLVLPISSIFPSHRPPDAVFKITFWLGYFNSCLNPIIYPCFSQEFKKAFQNVLHGRCLSRTHQTWSPPANATQYMPKSPQGLSSGFTDSWRSDHASSSAVMLNENSYDEPDTSLSLKVHQVSICKIDGEPV is encoded by the exons ATGACCAGCATGCTTCCAGAAGAAGATTACATAAATTCAACCTTCTTTCCCGAAAACTGTTCCAACTGTTCCACCATACCTGCGTTGGAGATCGACGTCACCAAGACTCTGGTTTTGGGTCTGGTTCTGGTCCTTTTTTTAATATTCGGAGTGATGGGTAACATCCTGGTCATCCTCTCAGTGGCATGCCATCGCAACCTTCGATCCGTGACTCATTATTTTATCGGAAATCTGGCAATCGCAGACCTGCTTCTGAGCTCTGTGGTTCTTCCATTCTCTGCTGTATCTGAAGCCTTGGGTCGCTGGGTGTTCGGTCGTCATTTATGTAACGCCTGGACCGCTCTTGACGTGTTGTGCTGCACGGCGTCCATCCTCAGCCTCTGTGTGATCTCTGTGGATCGCTGCATGGCCGTCAGTTACCCGCTCCAATACCCTTCCTTTGCTACGGGTCGAAGGGCAATGACTGCGGTGGCAGCTCTCTGGGCCCTTTCAGCTGCTATCTCTGTCGGGCCACTATTTGGATGGAGGGAACCCATGCCAGAAGACGAATCGGTGTGCAGAGTTAACGAAGATCCAGGATACGCCATCTTCTCTGCCGCATGCTCCTTCTATGTGCCGTTGGCAGTCATTCTGGCAATGTACTGTAGGGTGTATGTAGTGGCCCGACACAAGACTCGTGCAATGAGTAAGAGCAGGGAGACGAATGGGTTAAGTGAGCAGGGAATGACTCTACGGATCCACTGTCGAAAAGCCCAGAATGACACCAGGAAGGAGGATGCAATGCGCTTGAAGAACTCGCACTTTGCCTTTATGCGCCTACTTAAGTTCTCACGGGAGAAGAAGGCGGCCAAGACTCTTGGGATTGTGGTGGGATGTTTCGTGCTCTGCTGGCTGCCGTTTTTTCTTGTGCTGCCCATTA GCTCCATCTTCCCATCCCACAGACCCCCCGATGCTGTTTTCAAAATCACATTCTGGCTCGGCTACTTCAACAGCTGCCTGAACCCCATCATCTACCCATGCTTCAGCCAGGAGTTTAAGAAAGCCTTCCAGAACGTTCTGCATGGACGCTGCCTGAGCCGAACACATCAGACTTGGAGCCCTCCAGCCAATGCGACTCAGTATATGCCCAAATCTCCACAGGGTTTATCATCTGGATTTACTGACTCCTGGAGGTCTGATCATGCATCATCGAGTGCTGTAATGCTGAATGAAAACTCATATGATGAACCTGACACATCTCTGAGTCTCAAGGTTCATCAGGTTTCCATATGTAAGATAgatggtgagcctgtgtga